One Paraburkholderia phymatum STM815 genomic window, TACGCGAGCATCGTCGATACGAGTGGATCGGTGGCGGGGAAATAGAGCTTGTTGAAGACGATGCCGGCGACGACGCCGTACAGAAAGAAGTCATACCATTCGACGGTCGCACCTATTACGCTCGCTAGTGCGACACGGCGGACCACGCGCTGATCGATTGCCATAGCAGCTCCTCCATAGGATGGCCGTGCTGCCATCGCACGGCGGCATTAGCAAAGGCCCACTTGGTCTCCTCCGGGGCCGGAAACTGTAACCTGTGAATCAGGCGGCGGCTTCCACCGGCGCGTTCACGCGCTCGTGAGGGCCAGGGGCGCGGGCGTCGTCGAGGATCATGTCGGACGCCTTTTCCGCGACCATTACGATCGGCACGTTGGTGTTGCCGGACACGAGCGTCGGCATGATCGAGCAATCGACGACACGCAGCCCGCGCGTGCCATACACGCGCAGGCGTTCGTCGACCACGGCGAGCGGATCGTCGGCTGTCCCCATCTTCACCGTGCCCGACGGATGGAAAATCGTCTGTCCGTACTCGCGGCAGAAATGCAGCAGTTCGTCGTCCGTCCGCGCGTCGGCGCCGGGCCGTACTTCGCGCTTCATCAGCGAGGCCATCGGCTGCGTTGCGGCGACGCGCCGCGCAAAGCGCACGCCCGCGACGGCCGTGCGCCGGTCGAGATCGGTCGCGAGATAGTTCGGCTGGATCGACGGCGCCTCGAGCGGATTCGTCGAGCGGATACGCACCACGCCGCGCGATTCGGGCCGCAACTGGCAGATCGAATACGTGCAGCCGGGAAACGCGTGTACGTCGCCGCCAGCGGAATCGGCGGAAAGCGTCGAGAAGTGGAACTGGATGTCGGGCGTCTTCGCTTCGTCAGGCAGCGCGCGGCAGAACATGCCGCCCTGATTGATGCCGACCGCAAGCGGTCCGCCGCGAAACAGCGCCCATTGCAGGCCCATCTTCGCGCGGCCCGTCCATGAATGAAGCTGGTCGTTGGTGGTGATCGGCTTCGTGACTTCGTAGATCAGGCGAACCTGCAAATGGTCCTGCAGATTTTCGCCGACACCCGCGCGATCAGCCACGACGGGAATGCCGTGCTCGCGCAGCAGCGCCCCCGGACCGACGCCCGACAGTTGCAGCAATTGCGGCGATTGCAGCGCGCCCGCCGTCAATATCACCTCGCGATCCGCGTGCACTTCGCGTGTCTCGCGATGCTGCACGTATTGAATGCCCGTTGCGCGCGTGCCGTCGAACAGGATCTTCGACGCCTGCGCCTCCGTTTCGACGTGCAGATTCGCGCGGCGCCGCGCAGGCTTCAGATACGCGACGGCTGTCGAACAGCGCAAGCCGTGGCGCGTGGTCAGCTGGTAGTAGCCGACGCCTTCCTGATCGCCCGTATTGAAGTCGTCGACAGTCCGCACGCCGAGCCGGTTCGATGCCGCGACGAACGCATCGACGAGTTCATGACGCTGCCGGATTGTCGACGCCCACAGCGGCCCGTCGACACCGCGCGTCGGCCCCTCGCCCAGTTGGTTGTGCTCGAGCCGCCGGAAGTACGGCAGGCATTCGTCCCAGCTCCATCCGCGATTGCCGAGCGCGGCCCAATGGTCGTAGTCCTCTTTCTGCCCGCGCACGTAGATCAGGCCATTGATCGAACTGCATCCGCCGAGCGTGCGGCCACGAGGCCAATAGAGCTTGCGGTCGTTCATGTTCGGATCGGCGTCCGTATAGAAGCCCCAGTTATAGACGGGATGAAACATCGTCTTGCCGTAGCCGATCGGAATATGAATCCAGAGGTAGCGATCGGCGGGACCCGCTTCGAGCAGACAGACCGAATAGCGCCCGTCTTCCGACAGACGGTTGGCGAGGACGCAGCCGGCGGACCCGGCGCCGACGACGACATAGTCGAAACGACGTGGCATGGTGAATGTCTCCTGCTCGTTTTTTGGATTTCAGTACAACCAAAAACCGGAACGTTTCGTGTAAATCTATTGAGGAGAATTGCCGAACTCAAGCGAACCGCAGTAGCATCGTCGAATCTGGTACAGAAACCGAACTTTTTGTTTCACTTTGCACGAATGCGCCCAAGCACATCACAACCATCAAACGATTCGACGCAGGACAACACCCGCGTGCTGCGTCCGCTCGCCGTGCTCGAACAACTGGCGGCGGCGGGGCAGCCGTTCTCGCTGTCGCAGTTGTCGGCGCGGCTGCATATTCCAAAGGCCACGCTGATGCGGCTCATCGAGTCGCTCGAAGCGCAGGGGTATGTCACGCATATGCCGGACTCGCGCGGTTTCGAACGCGCGATTGCGCTTGGTCCGCGTGCCGCGCACCTCGCGCTCGCCACGCTTGCGAACAATACTTTCACGCGCGCGTGCCGTTCACTGTTGCGCTCGCTTGTCGATACGCTTGGGGAGACGTGCAATCTGACGGCTCTCGATAACGACACGGTGCTG contains:
- a CDS encoding GMC family oxidoreductase, with protein sequence MPRRFDYVVVGAGSAGCVLANRLSEDGRYSVCLLEAGPADRYLWIHIPIGYGKTMFHPVYNWGFYTDADPNMNDRKLYWPRGRTLGGCSSINGLIYVRGQKEDYDHWAALGNRGWSWDECLPYFRRLEHNQLGEGPTRGVDGPLWASTIRQRHELVDAFVAASNRLGVRTVDDFNTGDQEGVGYYQLTTRHGLRCSTAVAYLKPARRRANLHVETEAQASKILFDGTRATGIQYVQHRETREVHADREVILTAGALQSPQLLQLSGVGPGALLREHGIPVVADRAGVGENLQDHLQVRLIYEVTKPITTNDQLHSWTGRAKMGLQWALFRGGPLAVGINQGGMFCRALPDEAKTPDIQFHFSTLSADSAGGDVHAFPGCTYSICQLRPESRGVVRIRSTNPLEAPSIQPNYLATDLDRRTAVAGVRFARRVAATQPMASLMKREVRPGADARTDDELLHFCREYGQTIFHPSGTVKMGTADDPLAVVDERLRVYGTRGLRVVDCSIMPTLVSGNTNVPIVMVAEKASDMILDDARAPGPHERVNAPVEAAA